The DNA region TGCTCATCCGGTGAACCAAGTTATTTGAAAATTTCCAGCGATAGGCAATGATAGAGGTCAGAGGGGCTTCAAAATCAAGTTTTTTTACGGAAAGGATATTGTCGCGGTAATCCCGGATCAGATGGATGAATCTTGCATCAGGGAAAATATGATAGATTTTTTTAAAGAAAAGTGAATAGATAGGGTTTTTATCCCCCAGAAGAAGAATGTTTTCTTTCGGAAAAAAGGAAGGAAAATGAAGGTACAAAATTTTTATTGCTGATTGAAAATCAAGATGTTTACGAAATTTCAGGAGTGAGTCCAGCAGTGCTTCCCGGTCAATGTTCCATCGGTCAAATTTCCGGGTGGAAAAAAGGTCGTTGATAAAACGGTGAATATGCTGTTCCGACCATGATTTCAGTGGAAGATATTTCGAAGAAAGCTGAAGGATAACAGGACTTTCAAAAGGGATGATGACGTTGGGATGGGCATCAAAAAGAGTGGAAAGCAGGGTAGTCCCTGAACGGGGCCGCCCGATGATGAAAAAAAAGGGCAGTTGTTTAATTTTTTCTATGTCCTCAAAACGATATGCCATGTCGGTTAATTGTCTCAGAAATAACAATCATTTCGTTGGCAAAATAAATCAAAGTTTTCAATGCAGTAATGCTTTAAATTTTATTTTTGCCATAAATTAAACATTTAGCTACAGGTGAAAATACCATTTAACCGGCCA from Sphingobacteriales bacterium includes:
- a CDS encoding sulfotransferase, whose product is MAYRFEDIEKIKQLPFFFIIGRPRSGTTLLSTLFDAHPNVIIPFESPVILQLSSKYLPLKSWSEQHIHRFINDLFSTRKFDRWNIDREALLDSLLKFRKHLDFQSAIKILYLHFPSFFPKENILLLGDKNPIYSLFFKKIYHIFPDARFIHLIRDYRDNILSVKKLDFEAPLTSIIAYRWKFSNNLVHRMS